One Qipengyuania aurantiaca genomic region harbors:
- a CDS encoding CDP-glycerol glycerophosphotransferase family protein: MARVLFLFNHDAPHQVAHLAGIAAATARAFPQIECQLAYATDRIEAQVRAILSEDDAARLGWVRLDLPAWARVVAKLADRILPASRLLRLRLNLDLFEQADLVVSTERTCLRTKKHLPADKTPLYAKVPHGAGDRSVAYHPDYRKFDRAFVAGQKVVDQLVAHGVEREKVVVIGYPKFETVDLDAKPDFFGNGRPTFLYNPHFDPHLSSWYDAGPELLRWFASPEGQKFNLIFAPHVMLFRKETHISPEYKLARRRPDVPEEALAAENVLVDVDGPHLFDMAYTLSADAYIGDVSSQVYEFLVRPRPAYFLDCRDKGRASDDEWHHFWKSGPVCSSVEELTAKLEDFEAIGAQYREAQQELVDYTFDLQDKPASQRAAEAIAELLGVSETAGQ, encoded by the coding sequence ATGGCCCGCGTCCTCTTCCTCTTCAACCACGATGCCCCGCACCAGGTCGCCCATCTTGCAGGGATCGCTGCCGCGACCGCGCGCGCTTTCCCGCAAATCGAATGCCAGCTGGCCTATGCGACCGACCGGATCGAGGCACAGGTGCGCGCAATCCTGAGCGAGGACGATGCGGCGAGGCTCGGATGGGTCCGGCTCGACCTTCCCGCCTGGGCGCGCGTGGTAGCGAAGCTGGCCGACCGCATCCTGCCCGCCTCGCGCCTCCTGCGCCTGCGACTGAACCTCGATCTGTTCGAACAGGCCGACCTCGTGGTGTCGACGGAGCGCACCTGCCTGCGCACCAAGAAGCACCTGCCCGCGGACAAGACCCCGCTCTACGCGAAGGTTCCCCATGGCGCGGGCGATCGCAGCGTCGCCTACCATCCCGACTATCGCAAATTCGACCGCGCCTTCGTGGCCGGACAAAAGGTGGTGGACCAGCTGGTCGCGCACGGGGTCGAACGCGAAAAGGTCGTCGTGATCGGATACCCCAAGTTCGAGACGGTCGACCTCGACGCCAAGCCCGATTTCTTCGGCAACGGCCGCCCGACCTTCCTTTACAATCCCCATTTCGACCCGCATCTTTCCAGCTGGTACGATGCAGGGCCCGAGCTCCTGCGCTGGTTCGCCTCGCCGGAGGGACAGAAGTTCAACCTGATTTTCGCGCCTCATGTAATGCTGTTCCGCAAGGAAACGCATATCTCGCCCGAATACAAACTCGCGCGCCGACGGCCCGACGTGCCCGAGGAGGCGCTGGCTGCCGAAAACGTGCTGGTCGATGTCGACGGCCCGCACCTGTTCGACATGGCCTATACGCTGTCTGCCGACGCCTATATCGGCGACGTGTCGAGCCAGGTGTACGAGTTCCTTGTGAGGCCCCGCCCCGCCTACTTCCTCGATTGCCGCGACAAGGGCCGCGCAAGCGACGACGAATGGCACCACTTCTGGAAGAGCGGTCCGGTGTGCTCCTCGGTGGAAGAGCTGACCGCGAAGCTGGAGGATTTCGAAGCCATCGGCGCACAGTATCGCGAGGCGCAGCAGGAGCTCGTCGACTACACGTTCGACCTTCAGGACAAGCCTGCCTCGCAGCGCGCGGCCGAAGCGATTGCCGAACTTCTCGGCGTCAGCGAGACCGCCGGCCAATGA
- a CDS encoding glycosyltransferase family 4 protein, with product MSDAPSRIAYVINSMEGGGAQSPLPAIIRSIEANGAEVRLFALARKDGKAIPRLAEAGIEPRVFDGSLSDHLGAMRWLRRELKEFVPDAIWTSLTRATLLGQKVGRELRVPVASWQHSAFLKPWNERLLRWRRKASDFWIADSTEVAQLTRERLRLAPEKVVTWPIFAAEPDALTPARWSDGETVRIGALGRLHVSKAYDVLLEALAMLRGRDLPDFELIIGGQGPEGEALREQAEKLGLENVAFAGFVDRPGEFLAGLHLYLQPSRREGFCIAMHEAMAAGLPVVVSDVGEMPHTVDSEAMGRVVPAEDAGALAEALGELLANPQDLAAMGEAARQRVLELYPQDRFKRVAAEIVERLRQLARG from the coding sequence ATGAGTGACGCCCCCTCGCGCATCGCCTATGTCATCAACTCGATGGAGGGCGGCGGGGCGCAGTCTCCCCTCCCCGCCATCATCCGCAGCATCGAGGCGAACGGGGCGGAAGTCCGGCTATTCGCATTGGCGCGGAAAGACGGAAAGGCCATCCCGCGTTTGGCCGAGGCTGGGATAGAGCCGCGCGTTTTCGATGGCTCGCTTTCCGATCATCTCGGCGCGATGCGCTGGTTGCGAAGAGAGTTGAAAGAATTTGTCCCCGATGCAATCTGGACATCGCTTACACGGGCCACGCTGCTTGGGCAGAAGGTCGGCCGCGAACTTCGCGTGCCCGTCGCCAGCTGGCAACACAGCGCCTTTCTCAAACCCTGGAACGAGCGGCTGCTGCGCTGGCGGCGCAAGGCGAGCGACTTCTGGATCGCCGACAGCACCGAAGTCGCGCAGTTGACCCGCGAGCGGTTGAGGCTGGCGCCGGAAAAGGTCGTGACCTGGCCGATTTTCGCCGCCGAACCGGACGCTCTCACGCCTGCTCGCTGGAGCGATGGCGAAACCGTGAGGATTGGCGCGCTGGGGCGGCTTCATGTTAGCAAGGCTTACGATGTCCTCCTCGAAGCGCTGGCGATGCTGCGCGGACGGGACCTCCCCGACTTCGAGTTGATCATCGGGGGACAGGGGCCGGAAGGCGAAGCCCTGAGGGAACAGGCCGAAAAGCTTGGACTGGAAAATGTCGCCTTCGCTGGCTTCGTCGACCGGCCTGGCGAGTTCCTCGCCGGACTCCACCTCTACCTCCAGCCCTCGCGCCGCGAAGGCTTCTGCATCGCCATGCACGAAGCGATGGCGGCAGGACTGCCCGTGGTGGTGTCCGATGTCGGTGAAATGCCACACACGGTCGACAGCGAGGCGATGGGCCGTGTCGTGCCTGCCGAAGACGCCGGGGCGCTCGCCGAGGCGCTGGGCGAACTGCTGGCTAACCCGCAGGACCTCGCCGCCATGGGAGAGGCCGCGCGCCAGCGGGTGCTCGAACTCTATCCGCAGGATCGATTCAAGAGGGTCGCCGCCGAAATCGTCGAGCGTCTGCGGCAACTCGCGCGCGGTTAA
- a CDS encoding HAD-IB family phosphatase: MKVAIYDLDKTLVRRATFTPFLAFAARRIAPWRLVMLPVWVLMMVGYRLGLYDRTTLKTRGMNLMLGRPDLARLEAVGEAFAEHHLERAGWIGKVVAMVEQDRAEGSALVVATAAFEFYARAFARRLGIEDVIATRWDGSGIPGGNCYGEEKRRRVAEWLEGQGEVSSVRFVSDSFADAPSLEQADDAVFVTANPRKKARAEARGWRVIEGL, translated from the coding sequence ATGAAAGTGGCGATTTACGATCTCGACAAGACGCTGGTGCGGCGCGCGACCTTCACGCCGTTCCTAGCCTTCGCTGCGCGCCGGATTGCGCCCTGGCGGCTTGTCATGCTGCCGGTCTGGGTGCTGATGATGGTGGGGTATCGCCTCGGCCTTTACGACCGCACCACGCTCAAGACGCGCGGGATGAATCTGATGCTGGGGCGTCCCGATCTCGCCCGGTTGGAAGCTGTGGGGGAGGCGTTTGCCGAACACCACCTCGAACGAGCGGGCTGGATCGGTAAGGTCGTGGCGATGGTCGAACAGGACCGTGCAGAGGGATCCGCGCTGGTGGTGGCCACGGCAGCCTTCGAATTCTACGCACGCGCCTTTGCCCGGCGGCTCGGCATTGAGGATGTTATCGCCACGCGCTGGGACGGCAGCGGCATCCCGGGCGGCAATTGCTACGGCGAGGAAAAACGCAGGCGTGTGGCCGAGTGGCTGGAAGGGCAAGGCGAGGTGTCCTCGGTCCGCTTCGTCAGCGACAGCTTTGCCGATGCCCCCTCGCTTGAACAGGCGGATGATGCGGTGTTCGTCACCGCAAACCCGCGCAAGAAGGCGCGTGCCGAGGCGCGCGGATGGCGGGTCATCGAAGGTCTTTAA
- a CDS encoding succinate dehydrogenase iron-sulfur subunit: protein MATFTLPKNSKITGKSRVHKAEGAARVKKFKIYRYDPDTGENPRYDTFEIDLDECGPMVLDALFKIKNEVDPTLTFRRSCREGICGSCSMNMNGKNGLACTTAIDDLKGEIRITPLPHMEVIKDLVPDFTHFYAQYASIRPWLQTVSTTPSGKERLQSPEQREKLDGLYECILCACCSTSCPSYWWNSDKFLGPAILLQAYRWLADSRDEMTGERLDQLEDPFRLYRCHTIMNCANVCPKGLSPAKAIAETKKMMAERAI, encoded by the coding sequence ATGGCGACCTTCACCCTTCCGAAGAATTCGAAGATCACCGGCAAGTCCCGCGTGCACAAGGCCGAGGGCGCCGCGCGTGTGAAGAAGTTCAAGATCTACCGCTATGATCCCGACACCGGCGAAAACCCGCGTTACGACACGTTCGAGATCGACCTCGACGAATGCGGCCCGATGGTCCTCGACGCGCTGTTCAAGATCAAGAACGAGGTCGACCCGACGCTGACCTTCCGCCGCTCGTGCCGCGAAGGCATCTGCGGTTCGTGCTCGATGAATATGAACGGCAAGAACGGTCTCGCCTGCACCACCGCGATCGACGATCTGAAGGGCGAGATCCGCATCACCCCTCTGCCCCATATGGAAGTGATCAAGGACCTCGTTCCCGATTTCACGCACTTCTACGCGCAATACGCCAGCATCCGTCCGTGGCTGCAGACCGTGTCTACCACGCCCAGCGGCAAGGAACGCCTCCAGTCGCCCGAACAGCGCGAGAAGCTGGACGGTCTTTACGAATGCATTCTGTGCGCCTGCTGCTCGACCTCGTGCCCGAGTTATTGGTGGAACAGCGACAAGTTCCTCGGCCCCGCGATCCTGCTGCAGGCCTATCGCTGGCTCGCCGACAGCCGCGACGAGATGACCGGTGAGCGGCTCGACCAGCTGGAAGACCCCTTCCGCCTCTATCGCTGCCACACGATCATGAACTGCGCGAACGTCTGCCCCAAGGGCCTGAGCCCCGCCAAGGCGATCGCCGAAACCAAGAAGATGATGGCCGAACGCGCCATCTGA
- a CDS encoding PaaI family thioesterase: protein MALSEDVFEHGPDPENPGWRHWNLKDETLFNGAVMGKLITRLDPDGEHARLRMFPERRHENLQGIIHGAVTLSLIDISLFTTMHTLGSGNAGPSVTLELSTQFTGGGKPDRPLDAVTEIVKETGGLVFVRGRVEQDDHVVASFSGIVKKMRPK from the coding sequence GTGGCTTTAAGCGAAGACGTATTCGAGCACGGACCCGACCCGGAAAATCCGGGCTGGCGGCACTGGAACCTCAAGGACGAAACGCTGTTCAACGGCGCGGTAATGGGCAAGCTCATCACCCGCCTCGATCCTGACGGCGAACACGCGCGCCTGCGCATGTTTCCCGAGCGCCGCCACGAGAATCTGCAAGGTATCATCCACGGCGCGGTGACGCTGTCGCTGATCGACATTTCGCTCTTCACCACCATGCACACGCTGGGCAGCGGCAACGCCGGCCCTTCGGTGACGCTCGAACTTTCGACCCAGTTCACCGGCGGCGGCAAGCCCGACCGCCCGCTCGACGCGGTGACAGAGATCGTGAAGGAAACCGGCGGCCTCGTGTTCGTGCGCGGCAGGGTCGAGCAGGACGATCACGTGGTCGCCTCCTTCTCCGGCATCGTGAAGAAGATGCGTCCCAAATGA
- the zapE gene encoding cell division protein ZapE, producing the protein MTGMLARYEKLVAAGELRADPDQRRAAERLDKLQKDLEAETSGGILSQLFRPKKTRPQGVYMWGGVGRGKSMLMDLFVETLAIAEKRRAHFHEFMLEVDRLIREERKKEAGDPIAPVAARLANDVRCLAFDEMVVNNTADAAIMARLFTALICDEGVSVVTTSNRPPSDLYKDGLNRSLFLPFIDLIQAELDVMPLNGPTDYRLDRLGDLDTWHTPLGDPATAQVREAFFRLTDYRPEDAEHVPSGEIDLGGGRTLHVPKSLKGVGVFSFKRLCGENRGAADYLALAHAYHTVIVVGIPRLSPENRNEAIRFTKLVDALYENNVKLFATAAAEPEDLYKSGDGAFEFERTVSRLKEMQSADYMARGHGLA; encoded by the coding sequence ATGACCGGCATGCTCGCGCGCTACGAGAAGCTTGTCGCCGCCGGCGAGCTTCGTGCCGATCCCGACCAGCGCCGCGCCGCCGAACGGCTCGACAAGCTGCAGAAGGACCTGGAGGCGGAGACCTCCGGCGGCATCCTTAGCCAGCTGTTCCGGCCCAAGAAAACCCGTCCGCAAGGTGTCTATATGTGGGGCGGCGTCGGGCGGGGGAAATCGATGCTGATGGATCTCTTCGTGGAAACGCTGGCCATCGCCGAGAAGCGCCGCGCCCACTTTCACGAGTTCATGCTGGAGGTCGACCGCCTGATCCGCGAAGAGCGCAAGAAGGAGGCGGGTGACCCGATCGCTCCCGTCGCTGCGCGGCTTGCAAACGATGTCCGCTGCCTCGCCTTCGACGAAATGGTGGTCAATAACACCGCCGATGCCGCGATAATGGCGCGCCTGTTCACCGCGCTGATCTGCGACGAAGGTGTAAGCGTGGTGACTACCAGCAACCGGCCGCCGTCCGATCTTTACAAGGATGGCCTCAACCGCTCGCTCTTCCTGCCGTTCATCGACCTCATCCAGGCCGAACTCGACGTGATGCCGCTGAACGGGCCGACCGATTACCGGCTCGACCGTCTGGGCGATCTCGACACCTGGCACACGCCGCTGGGCGATCCGGCCACCGCGCAGGTGCGCGAGGCTTTCTTCCGGCTGACCGACTACAGGCCCGAAGACGCCGAGCACGTCCCCAGCGGCGAAATCGATCTCGGCGGCGGACGGACGCTCCACGTCCCCAAGAGCCTAAAGGGTGTCGGCGTCTTCAGCTTCAAGCGTCTTTGCGGCGAAAACCGCGGCGCGGCGGATTATCTCGCCCTCGCCCACGCCTATCACACGGTGATCGTGGTCGGCATCCCCCGCCTCTCGCCGGAAAACCGCAACGAGGCGATACGCTTCACCAAGCTGGTCGACGCGCTTTACGAAAACAACGTGAAGCTCTTCGCAACCGCGGCCGCCGAGCCGGAAGACCTCTACAAATCTGGCGATGGCGCGTTCGAATTCGAGCGCACCGTCAGCCGGCTCAAGGAAATGCAGAGCGCCGACTACATGGCGCGCGGCCACGGCCTCGCCTGA
- a CDS encoding ExeA family protein, whose amino-acid sequence MYEDFYGFSERPFQLTPDPSFYFESVTHKKALSYLSFGLQQGEGFIVITGEVGAGKSTLVGHLRNRLDWNSVTVGEVVTSALGSEEMIAMAAHSFGLEVDHADKAGALSKIEHFLQDEARAGRKVLLVVDEAQNLTVGALEELRMLSNFHLGAQPLLQMLLLGQPEFKQLLSEWDQLEQLRQRVIAAHHLDAMQPEEIEPYVMHRLEHVGYKLRPRFEEAIWQRIQRESRGIPRLVNRIMSRVLMKGAVEEREVIDDAFVAAVIDEINGKAPEEAPMSEYTPQSEKSGLQPMPSAPVEDDPAPEVEDYQEWDDAPEQGEGSALLDAQISAIEEAFAQRDKVIASLRREVAQLRDASPAEASDTSHDARLAAIETRLDEQERSLRHVLTMMIDYFESSATRNAA is encoded by the coding sequence ATGTACGAGGATTTCTACGGATTTAGCGAGCGGCCCTTCCAGCTGACGCCGGATCCCTCGTTCTATTTCGAGAGCGTCACGCACAAGAAGGCGCTGAGCTATCTCAGCTTCGGCCTCCAGCAGGGCGAAGGCTTCATCGTCATCACCGGCGAGGTGGGGGCGGGCAAGTCCACGCTGGTGGGCCATCTGCGCAACCGGCTCGACTGGAACAGCGTGACCGTGGGCGAGGTCGTCACCAGCGCGCTCGGCAGCGAGGAAATGATTGCCATGGCCGCGCACAGCTTCGGCCTGGAGGTCGATCACGCGGACAAGGCCGGGGCGCTTTCGAAGATCGAACACTTCCTGCAGGACGAAGCACGCGCGGGGCGCAAGGTGCTGCTCGTGGTGGACGAGGCGCAGAACCTCACCGTCGGCGCGCTCGAAGAACTGCGGATGCTGTCGAATTTCCATCTGGGCGCGCAACCGCTGTTGCAGATGCTCCTGCTCGGCCAGCCGGAATTCAAGCAGCTGCTGTCCGAGTGGGACCAGCTCGAACAATTGCGCCAGCGCGTGATCGCGGCGCACCATCTCGATGCGATGCAGCCGGAGGAAATCGAGCCCTATGTGATGCACCGGCTCGAGCATGTCGGTTACAAGCTCCGGCCCCGCTTCGAAGAAGCGATCTGGCAGCGCATCCAGCGTGAAAGCCGCGGTATTCCGCGCCTCGTCAACCGCATCATGTCCCGCGTCCTGATGAAGGGCGCGGTGGAAGAGCGCGAAGTGATCGACGACGCTTTCGTTGCGGCGGTCATCGACGAGATCAACGGCAAGGCGCCCGAGGAGGCCCCGATGAGCGAATACACGCCCCAGTCCGAAAAGTCCGGCCTCCAGCCCATGCCGTCGGCCCCGGTCGAGGACGATCCGGCTCCCGAAGTGGAAGACTATCAGGAGTGGGACGATGCGCCGGAGCAGGGCGAGGGCAGTGCGCTGCTCGACGCGCAGATTTCGGCCATCGAGGAAGCCTTCGCCCAGCGCGACAAGGTCATCGCCTCGCTACGCCGGGAAGTTGCACAGCTTCGCGATGCTTCGCCTGCCGAGGCTTCCGATACCAGTCACGACGCGCGTCTTGCGGCGATCGAAACCCGGCTCGACGAGCAGGAGCGCTCGCTGCGCCACGTGCTGACGATGATGATCGACTATTTTGAAAGCAGCGCGACGCGCAACGCCGCCTGA
- a CDS encoding pyridoxal-dependent decarboxylase, exosortase A system-associated, which translates to MKPLGPIPAGFEVIDGELAISGRKASDLAAEAGRTPLFVYSRAMIEERVARLRAAMPDRLRINYAIKANSYAPLLDQLAGLVDGLDIASGGELAMVEAAGVAGERVSFAGPGKRDAELEAAIRAGVTLNLEGENEARRALAIGEKLGVTPRLAIRVNPDFELKGSGMKMGGGAKPFGVDAERVPALAKEIIGAGCEFRGLHIFTGSQALDADAVIETQANTLDLAHRIASEAGLDLPKLNMGGGYGIPYFNGDTPLDIERVGAALEERFANLPDTLVGAELFIELGRYIVGEAGVYLTRILDRKESHGETYLVTDGGLHHQLAASGNFGTVVRRNYPLAIASHFGAEPTEVANVVGCLCTPLDRLADKAHLPHAEVGDLVAVFCAGAYGASASPSAFLGQGPAEEMLV; encoded by the coding sequence GTGAAGCCATTGGGCCCCATTCCCGCCGGTTTCGAAGTGATCGACGGCGAACTGGCGATTTCGGGCCGTAAGGCGAGCGATCTTGCCGCTGAAGCCGGGCGCACTCCGCTGTTCGTTTATTCGCGGGCGATGATCGAAGAGCGTGTTGCACGTCTGCGGGCTGCCATGCCCGACCGCTTGCGGATCAATTACGCAATCAAAGCGAACAGCTACGCGCCGCTGCTCGACCAACTGGCCGGGCTGGTGGACGGGCTGGACATCGCCTCTGGCGGGGAACTCGCCATGGTCGAGGCGGCGGGTGTCGCGGGCGAGCGGGTCAGTTTCGCCGGTCCTGGCAAGCGCGACGCGGAACTCGAAGCGGCAATCCGCGCGGGCGTGACGCTCAATCTCGAAGGCGAGAACGAGGCCCGCCGTGCGCTCGCGATTGGGGAAAAGCTGGGCGTCACGCCGCGCCTCGCCATCCGCGTGAACCCCGATTTTGAGCTCAAGGGATCGGGCATGAAGATGGGCGGGGGTGCCAAGCCCTTTGGCGTCGATGCCGAGCGGGTGCCTGCGCTGGCCAAGGAAATCATCGGTGCAGGCTGCGAGTTTCGCGGGCTCCATATCTTTACCGGCAGCCAGGCGCTGGACGCCGACGCGGTGATCGAAACGCAGGCAAACACGCTCGATCTCGCACACCGGATTGCCAGCGAGGCGGGTCTGGACCTGCCCAAGCTCAACATGGGCGGCGGCTACGGCATTCCCTACTTCAACGGCGATACCCCGCTCGACATCGAGCGGGTCGGCGCGGCGCTGGAGGAACGGTTCGCAAACCTTCCCGACACCCTCGTGGGCGCTGAACTCTTCATCGAACTCGGCCGTTACATCGTGGGCGAGGCAGGCGTTTATCTCACCCGCATCCTCGACCGGAAGGAAAGCCACGGCGAGACCTATCTTGTGACCGATGGCGGTCTCCACCACCAGCTCGCGGCCTCGGGCAATTTCGGCACGGTCGTGCGGCGCAATTACCCCCTCGCCATCGCCTCGCATTTCGGTGCCGAGCCGACCGAGGTCGCCAATGTCGTCGGCTGCCTCTGCACTCCGCTCGACAGGTTGGCCGACAAGGCGCATCTCCCGCACGCCGAGGTGGGCGATCTGGTCGCCGTGTTCTGCGCCGGCGCCTATGGGGCCAGCGCCTCGCCCAGCGCCTTCCTCGGACAGGGGCCGGCGGAAGAAATGCTGGTTTGA
- a CDS encoding acyl-CoA ligase (AMP-forming), exosortase A system-associated, with translation MAASNHPAHDPVPRPLDHLAERGTRDAPALVLRDRILTHRDLAARVALLAGWLANRWSAGDRIASWAAKGELTCLLPLAAARAGMVHVPINPLLKRAQVAHILSDSGASALLATASRLKSLEEQDIPAGCVAMSEEDAWQEAERVDAMLPPSERDPGELAAILYTSGSTGKPKGVMLSHANMWLGAVSVAHYLELADDDVTLAVLPLSFDYGQSQLLSTWYAGGSVVPLDYLFPRDVAKACAKQSVTTLAAVPPLWVQLGDVEWPEEAVTSLRRVTNSGGALTSEIISGLQVKLPNTKIFPMYGLTEAFRSTYLDPALVAEHPTSMGRAIPFAEILVIDDEGNVCEAAEEGELVHCGPLVAQGYWNDPERTTERFKPAPAASTYGGTAVWSGDRVKRDANGLLYFVGRRDAMIKSSGNRISPQEIESAALATGLVAEAVALGVPDTRLGHAIHLVVRGDEGAGADRLARQLAKDLPNFMQPQVIHWREAMPLNPNGKIDRTALAAEIGA, from the coding sequence ATGGCCGCATCCAATCACCCCGCGCACGATCCCGTTCCGCGTCCGCTCGACCATCTTGCCGAGCGTGGGACGCGCGATGCGCCCGCCCTGGTCTTGAGAGACCGGATCCTGACGCATCGCGATCTTGCCGCGCGCGTGGCGCTGCTTGCCGGATGGCTGGCGAACCGTTGGAGCGCCGGGGACCGGATCGCGAGCTGGGCGGCGAAGGGAGAACTGACCTGCCTCCTCCCGCTGGCGGCCGCGCGGGCAGGGATGGTCCATGTTCCGATCAATCCCCTGCTGAAACGCGCGCAGGTCGCGCACATCCTGTCGGACAGCGGGGCAAGTGCGCTCCTTGCGACAGCTTCGCGTCTCAAGTCGCTGGAAGAACAGGATATTCCTGCAGGATGTGTTGCAATGTCCGAAGAGGACGCGTGGCAGGAGGCAGAACGCGTTGACGCCATGCTTCCGCCCTCCGAACGCGACCCCGGGGAGCTTGCCGCGATCCTCTACACTAGCGGGTCGACCGGCAAGCCCAAGGGTGTGATGCTGAGCCATGCCAACATGTGGCTTGGCGCGGTTTCGGTGGCGCACTACCTCGAGCTGGCAGATGACGACGTGACGCTCGCGGTCTTGCCGCTCAGTTTCGATTACGGCCAAAGCCAGCTGCTTTCGACTTGGTACGCAGGCGGGAGCGTGGTGCCGCTGGACTATCTCTTCCCGCGCGACGTTGCGAAAGCCTGCGCCAAGCAAAGTGTGACCACGCTGGCAGCGGTCCCGCCGCTCTGGGTGCAGCTGGGCGACGTAGAATGGCCGGAAGAGGCGGTGACGTCGTTGCGGCGCGTGACCAATAGCGGCGGCGCGCTGACCTCGGAGATCATTTCAGGTTTGCAGGTTAAGTTGCCGAATACGAAGATATTTCCCATGTACGGCCTGACCGAGGCTTTCCGGTCGACCTATCTTGATCCCGCCCTCGTGGCGGAGCATCCCACTTCGATGGGTCGAGCTATTCCCTTCGCCGAAATCCTCGTGATCGATGACGAAGGCAATGTGTGTGAAGCCGCAGAAGAGGGCGAATTGGTCCACTGCGGACCGCTTGTCGCACAAGGGTACTGGAACGACCCAGAACGGACCACAGAGCGCTTCAAGCCCGCGCCCGCCGCCTCAACCTATGGCGGTACGGCGGTGTGGTCCGGCGACCGGGTGAAACGCGACGCGAACGGCCTGCTCTATTTCGTCGGCCGCCGCGATGCGATGATCAAGTCTTCGGGCAATCGCATCAGCCCGCAGGAAATCGAAAGCGCCGCGCTGGCCACGGGCCTGGTGGCCGAAGCCGTCGCGTTGGGTGTGCCCGACACGCGGTTGGGCCATGCGATCCACCTCGTCGTGCGCGGCGATGAGGGCGCGGGGGCCGACCGGCTCGCCCGCCAACTTGCAAAGGACCTTCCCAATTTCATGCAACCCCAGGTGATCCACTGGCGCGAGGCGATGCCGCTCAACCCCAATGGCAAGATCGACCGCACGGCGCTCGCGGCGGAGATCGGCGCGTGA
- a CDS encoding acyl carrier protein, which translates to MTCETVTAEPTGPSRSAIDERLRAILVDVLSLDAERVEEFDAETGLFGHLPELDSMAVATLFTEMEDRLGIVIEDEDVDGEMLETYGGLLAFAEAKCVEA; encoded by the coding sequence ATGACCTGCGAGACCGTCACCGCCGAACCCACCGGCCCAAGCCGCAGCGCGATCGACGAGCGCCTGCGTGCGATCCTTGTCGACGTGCTTTCGCTGGACGCGGAACGGGTGGAGGAATTCGACGCGGAAACCGGCCTTTTCGGCCATCTTCCCGAACTCGACAGCATGGCCGTCGCCACGCTCTTTACCGAGATGGAAGACCGCCTCGGCATCGTGATCGAGGACGAGGACGTCGATGGCGAAATGCTCGAAACCTATGGCGGGCTGCTGGCCTTCGCCGAAGCCAAATGCGTCGAAGCCTGA